ATATCATAGAAGCCGTTTCGGAAAAAAGCGCCTgtgcatatttaataaaacacattATATATTTCAAGTGTAACTTTCCTTTCTGTACGTGACTTGCTTTACTAGTACTCCTTGACCAGCTCCttatcattttgggtgaactgtccctttaacaggaACATTTACGTTTGACATCTTTACAGGTGATTATAATTTAATGTTGTAATTcagtattattttaactttttggtTGAGGTGATTCTTGCCATTGCTTTACTTGTAGTCcagatatacagtaaatgtatttttctcatGGTTCATTGATTACTGAAAAGAATTGACCCGCTATTTGTGGTTTAACTTTTTATAGTGGTCCATTGGACAAAATGAGTACTAGGAAATTCCActgtttaaaatatgaataaaatccaGTTTCCACATTTGCAAAGTCAAAATCTGAAATAGAAATCTGACATTAAACCACTTCTACCACATCAAATAAACATGAAAGATTTTTTTGTTCTTTACTTAAAATGTTGTCCTCCAGGTACACATCACAAATGACTTCACACAAAGGGGAAGGATGTGTTTTAGTGCAGAGTTTACCTCTAGATATAAATGCAACAAATTCTCAAACCCTTCAACTGACATAAAACAAGTCTTCTTTTCTCCTTTAACACCGCAATCAGAatctcaaaacaaatacaaaacagttatttttatttaatatcacAACCACATTTGTAGCCCCGtatattaaaggattagttcacccaaaaataaaaattctgtcatgttttactcaccctcatatgttccaaacccctatgacgaGTGAACAAGCGTCTCTCACAGTGCTCGGAAAATattcaaaaaaaacattttagcctatttttaagactgacacatttacatttcatgacaaaattccatcaaattaaattgtgtaatgttAAACAAAATTAGATTAATAAAACGTCAAATaaatcgttttttatttatttattttgaacgattattcaattcaatttaatggaattCTGTTAGGAAATTTatatgcgtacatttttttacaatgtattcttgttattattactatttcaaATAAGAAAACTTCCTCCAGTCAATTTTGTAGTCACATGGACGACTATTATGATACTTGTGGatcctttttttaagctttaaaatgaggcaCTCCCCACTGTCATTGTACTGAATCTACGGACtgagatattcattaaaaaacCTTTCTGTGACAcacaagaaagaaattcatacaggtttgaaatgacatgagggtgggtaattttgggggtgaactatctctaTAATCAATTGCTTGTTAAAAACGTTCTTTTTGCATGTCCAGGTCCCTCtgaatcattttaatatttaaactaACACCTATACAAAAACTCTCAAATATGATTGTCTAATCCACACACTAAAGAAAGGCACTAATAATATCTGATTATCAACTGTTATCAGACAAACCTTTGTAAATCCTCATAATCCATGCCTTCATTTACATTTGTCTTTAGATAAAATGTTAAAACCAGAGTTGAGATAAATATGGACAAGAGCGTAATGCTACACAAATCAAAGCTACATATACATGATATTAAACCATAGCTACCGAGTTTTTGGCTAAATCCTTTGTTGTAGCCCCTTCATGGCCTGTAGGTTTTGATAACGTCTTTTATGGGTCTACGACAGATGGGACAACACGAATTAATCTGTCTCTTGAGTCTCAGTCCGCAGTCATTACACAAACACATGTGTCCACACGTATAGATGACAGTGTCCACCTCCTGATCGAAGCAGACTGTGCATTCACTGTTCTTGCTGCTCAACGGTGTGTCTGATGAGGAGAGAGTGGGCGAGACAGGTGGACTGAGAGGTGAGCTGGGAGCCGTCACTGAAAAATAACACGTTACACAACATCAGAAACCCACTTCAGTTTAAAAACTAATTCATAGTGCTGTAACACAACAATTGATCAAGACTTACCAAGAGAGGACTCGGAGGCAGAGGAGGATCTGTTGACACTGAAAGCCAGATCAGAGTCACTGTCGTCAGGTGTTGATCCCTGGGACACTGATGAGGAGGTGGGTGGATTGGCCTGCATTGTtcctaaaaaagaaaaagaacatcaTTTATTACAATGGACATCTGCTGACATGAGAACAAAGCCAAATGTGCAAACTACTGTATGCCTTAAACCAGGGGTGTCTAAACTATGGCCTTTTAATAAACAACAGAATTAGCCCTACTATTGTGAAAACGACATGAAATTCCTTTTAAAAAACATATGAAACAAAAATTGGAGTGTTGTCATTTTTAGGTTACGCCTGTTAGTTTTAAGGTATAtgctactcttttttttttgttttttttccctccctagtttggaatacccaattcccaatgtgctccaagtcctcgtggaggcgtagtgactcgcctcaatccgggtggtggaggacgaatctcagctacCACCGCatccgagaccgtcaatccacgcatctcatcacgtggcttgttgagcgcgttaccatggagacgtagagcgtgtggaggcttcacactattctccgcggcatccacgcacaactcgccatgcgccccactgaaagcgagaaccacattatagcgaccacgaagaggttaaccCAACTTGACTCTACCtaccttagcaaccgggccaattggttgcttaggaagcctgactggagtcacaggtacagtactgtgcagtaaaagttttaggcacatgtGAATAATggtgcatagtgaggatgtcttaaaaaatgggggtcatgccatctgttgcagggctccctgtacttctattctaatcttttctatttgctaaAGAattgtttgggagtctaaatgtacatttcctattgacacaataaagctgaagatataaataaccatcttaagacaaatgcttttgtgaaacatcttaagtgccttaaacctttgcacagtactgtatattctaCTCATAAAATTGTAaagtttttaattgaattatttgaGTGTTCTTGGTCAtgctttatattaggtggccttaactactatgtactaacattaaatgcaTACAAGACTATgtgtttactgtgtaactacatgttgttctgcaaaatatcCACATTTGCTGATAcagaggttgaggtacgggtaggttttgGAATAAAGGtatggttaggataaggggttaagTGTTAACTGTGTTAGGGGTAAAATTAactgtgtaactacaaatgtaattaaacgcAGGTACTTTACATATAATTACAATTCAACAATATgtgcataataagtacattgtatcaaatggttaagtacatagtagttaaggccacctaatataaaatggGACCATCTTTTTCTCCAGGGGAATAAAAATAGACCAAAATTGACAGAGGTTGGAAAAATTTGGATACACTAATGAGAGCAAAGATTCATGTTACTACACCTGTATTTTTACTAAATGATTTTTGCATAGCTCCTTGTACATATCATGGctatttcctggtgaaattaacactagaggcacaacaacaacaacaattacttttattcacattgacacaaatcatgagtaaaatggcagattatcagttcatcaGTTTCCATTACATAACCtgaagtcctgaagagcacacgagtcaacATATCACGTcaagtttcaagtcaagtcattttactcTGTAAAGCACTTCACAACAAAGCAGCTATACAGAGAATCgtgctgtaacagaaaattaagctgtaaAATTTTTAAGTCCTCGTGCGGTGAATAGCGTGATTTAAAATCACGTCTTAAAATGAATCTCTTTAGGTCTCCAGTTAGccagccaaaggtgactgtggcaaggaatctCCATGagatgttagttaatggagaaaaaacccttgggagaaaccaggctcacctGGAGGAGCCAGTTCCCCTGTAGCTATACAGCATGACTATAATGACAATAATAGttatatacacagtgcattcagaaagtattcagaccccttcaatttttttaattttgttatgtttcagccttatgctaaaatgctttaaattataattttttccacatcaatctacactccatccCCCATaaggacaaagcaaaaaactgatttttgataactgcaaatttacaaaagaaaataaaactgaaatatcacattgacataagtattcagaccctttgttatgacacttgaaatttagctcaggtgcatatagtttctctggatcatctttgagatgtttctacacattgattggagtccacctgtgcaAATTCCATTGATTGGACATACTTTAGAATGGCACACACctctctatataaggtctcacagctgaaaatgcatatcagagcaaaaatctagccatgaggtcaaaggaacttcctgcagagctcagagactggattgtgtcgaggcacagatctggggaaggctacaaaaatgtttaggctgcactgaaggttcccaatagcacagtggcctccataactcttaaatggaagaagtttggtaaaacaggacaatgacccgaagcacacagacgagacaacacaagagtggctacgggacaactctgtgaatgtctttgagtggcccaCCCAGAGTAACCCAATCAAACAACTCTGGAGAaaactgaaaatggctgtccactgatggtccccatccaacctgagcTTGAGAGGATCCACAGAGAAGAATGGCTGAAattccccaaatccaggtgtgcaaagtttGTTGcttcatacccaaaaagacttgaggctgtaatcgctgccaaaggtgcttcaactaagtactgaatgaagggtctgaatacttatgtcagtgtgatatttcagttttttccttttaattaatttgcaaagttattaaaaataattttcttttttgctttgtCCTTATGGGGAATGGAGTGAAGATTGAtgtgtaaaatatttataatttaaagcaatttagcataaggctgcaaataacaaaatgtgaaaaagtgtctgaatactttctgaatgcactagaTATAGTACAAGTCTTGTTTTATGGaagtaaactgagtagatgttggtggacattgtttaaaactaaaggattTCATATGAACTGTTCAGCTCGGAACTGCTGCAATAcgtgtaatatataaatatgacaaTCAACTTGCGAGGGATCCCCTCCTATAATATCTACAGGTCGCTAAATATTTGTGTGGATAAAGACCAGAGAAAAATTCGGGAAAATTTTGtgtgatataataaaaaaacaaatgatttaaatattatcTGTGGGGATGCACCAATGTCAAtttttgaccaaattaaaaccatcagctATAACCATATTAAAAACTGATTGTTTATTTATCATTGGTTATGTAAAGTTATTGCATTGTGTCACgtttataaaaacatttctgtgtttaataaaaaaaatacctacCAAAATAATTGTAATCCAAAAAAGTAAAGCAAGtcaaatataataattcatattaagAATTCATAATATGTCAAATGTGAGTTCTATAGTTTAAAACCTCAAAAACAgatgtgcaaaaatgttttaaaagtgcaAGTACCCCAACACAAATTGTTATGTTATACTTTTATTGTGGCTCTCTTACAATTTTGGCCTGTAATTTGTTACAGATCCAATCCAATAATTTTTTGACAAAATAAGATAAGTTAGCAGCAAAATATTGGTATCGGCCAATAGTTTGTTCTTAAAATATGCCCCATATGTCCATATGGGAGGATCCATAATTATACTGAAAATATTTATCTTAATTTTAAAAGTATGTTCAgagcatatatttatttatccaataATTAAGaattgattgattaattaaatgtataaacctGAATAGAGACATTTAAATTAATCAGAAATGGTAATAATGTTAAACACATAGTAATGTTGCATttagtttttcacttttttacatttatgagcacttttttctttctctgaaaTTGTCCGCAGACCCGCTAGCACCCCCTCGCGCCCccagaccccagtttgaaaacaccTGCGCTAGAGCAAAAAgtgtcattaaaacatttaaattattacagCCATGTGGGCTTTTACTCCTAATATTTGTGCGCATCTGGCCCCCAATAAAAAAAGTTAAGACACCCCTGAAGTAAACTGAAAATAGCAGCACAATTTCAAACTAAACATCTTCTCGATATTAAAGAATGTGTAGCCTAAATAAAGTAGGCTATGTTAcataatctgtaaaaaaaaaaaaaaaaaaaaagatgacagcATATTCCATTTTCCATTCTGGGCAGGAATGCCACATTCCAATTGAAACTTTTTCAATTGTCCCATGATGTGTTTTATTTCTTACATATGGAATGTTTAGAGTGCATGCTCTTCATCACTTAGAACCAAGTGGATTCAAATGAAAGCAACAGAGAAAACTGTTTTAACCACTGATTTTCCCCCTTTTTGTAGCATGTCATGCTGTTATGAATCATATAATTGGACTCAGGGGGAATTATTTCAGAGCACTGGAATAAGAAAAGTGGCATCGTGAAATATGGCTGGCTGTAGGACACATGTTGGAATGTATTTCTAAGTGGAAGAGGAACCCTGGGAGAAAAACAGTGTAtgatctattttatttttaaggtgCTATTTGTTGGAATGAGCTCACTGTCACTAGCTTATCCACAATTAGGTCATTCCAAAATTGCAATAGCAAATGTTGTAACTCACTTAAGCAAAGCAAGAGTTTATGCCTACTCCGAGCAGCATTGAACAGTCTGTGTAAATGCACctaaatgccacttcagatgcagccTTTGTGCCACCTTTGCAATGTAAAGATGGCTTTAGGTAATAACATAGTTTCTATAGCATGGCAGGAAGACAAGAGCATAATATCATTCCATTTGTTTGTAGTTGGTGTAGTTTCTCAATTTGTGCTACATGTTGTGTTGGCTGCATGCATCAAGTTCATCCATTCAACCCTAAGTTATTGTAAGACAAATGATCAAACAAGCATTCTTCGTATATCCTTAATgcatgaaaaactacaaacaaACATTTGGTGCAAATCAAGCTAGGCCCTGAGTGAATTTGTAAATACAAACCTAATATCCTGAGTCGGTTCACGGCCCCGTGCAGAGTGAAGAAGGCCCATAGAACTTGAGACGAGTCAACACAGAGCAGACGGCCACGCGCCCCTCCGTTAACGCCGTGATGTACCTCCCCATTGGCCAGAAAAGTAAAGCTGAGCACATCGCCTGCCGCTGGCACAGGAAAACCCCTGTACACAACCCAGTACTCCTTACGGTCTAGAAGAACTTCCGGGTCAGCGGGAAGCTCGCCCGCATTGAGGGTGCCTGGATCACAAGAAGTCATACCAAATAGAAACGCCCCAAAATATGGCAAACCTAGATGGCCGACCTCCATATACAGAGTCTCGCCCACACGAACAGGCCTGTCGCTGAACATCAGAGTTCTGCTGCTGTCCAGAAAGTGGGTGCACGCGACCATTCGGTCATTAGAGAGTACCACGTCAGGACCTCGCACTGGGTGAAAGTGTAGGTCAGTGTCGAGGGGCGAGGAGAGGCCACGGGCTGCTCTCTGGGTGCTGAAGGCATTGGATGAAGAAGGGGTAGAAGATGTGGAACTGCTGGGGATAAGCTGGTTGTAGTTGCTGAGCTGAAGCGTGGCAAACTTCGCTGCGGCGGCCTGGTTGGTCTCGAGCTGGTTGTTGTTGTAATTGGCCGAGTCGTGGTTGCTCTGGGGCAGATAGGCACTGAGTCGAGCCGCGCTCAGACAGCTCGTGCCCACGCTCTCAGCAAATGTGCTTTCTGAAAGAAGAAAGAGAGATCAGTGAGTCATTACAGATTAAGAAGTCACTTTAAATTCTTATGCTCTAATAACAAAAGTGCATCTAATGTCTTAGCGAAAAATATTAACGAATGAATCTCCAGCATGATCaaacaggaagtcggcatgttgtttctgagagttctgAGTACACTAGGAATGGCCAGATTATGCCGACTCACAACACAAGCGACATAtcctatcagatatttttgcatggGCTCCAGTGCGTTTACCATCCTTTGCAACACGACTGGAAACGTGTTGCATCAGCAGCGTGCGAGACCCAGCTTTGTATACCACGTTGAAAAAAGGAAGATAATCGCAGTCAAATAATCAGTGACTAAcgcgattcagaggttgcatttttccctaggctacatttttactccactgatggtaaatgtggcagggcggagggcagggcggggtagtgatcctacacacctggtaccgtattaggctaatcaagcctcccgagagggataaaggtcgactgcagaggattgtgcgggagagagagatagtttacggacatgtccgtcatgtgtgtttgtgtccttgttttaagtttctcattaaaatattatttatatcgtcaagacggttctcgcctcctcctttccattgatccctttacagtaatgtttcctcttcactgtatcatAGCCTGTACAGCTGGAATACATCCATATGCCCCCAACAAGACTTACAGATTtcaccactgggggcagtgtttcacatttcagtaagTACAgatcgattttagctaaagaaaagtaaaactgctgtttccgatttcacttaGTGATCAGCCTGCAATCTCACAGTAACTGTCAAGATTAGAGCACAGaagttccagaagtaaaaatcccattaatttttgCCATAGACAAAACTGATCATGTTAAATagtggaatttctggtgaagaattACACTACCCATGATCGTAAAGGGAAACAATCCATGAATCAGAGAATCACGGCAAACCAACCACGGAAAATAAGCTCTGCAGCGAACACCTACTTCCATGAcgcacttttaaaatatatatatttgatttgcaataaaatcaaaatgtatataaactTTTAGACAACTACTTAAacttcaatagttttatatatttccaatgATATTCATTCAGTTGTAGTTCATTCCTTCACTGAAGACATTAAGTCTTCaaatcttgtacctttgtcttaatgtccaattttcaaatccTTTTTTTGCTTAGAATTAacgtttgtaatgttgtgattcacctcagctGGTTGATTTGAATCATGGCTTAGAACGCTTTTATGAAAGATTTTAAGAAATCCCTATGGATAAAATACTTCTAGATAAAGATGGCTGAAAATGTGGTCTAGCATTGTTGCGCTCtaaagtcatatttcaccccaaaatctaaagaaaaggggaaaaaagtaattttgtatTAAGAAAACAAAGCCTAATTTTAAGACCAAtt
This region of Xyrauchen texanus isolate HMW12.3.18 chromosome 23, RBS_HiC_50CHRs, whole genome shotgun sequence genomic DNA includes:
- the LOC127617285 gene encoding E3 ubiquitin-protein ligase NEURL1B-like isoform X1 — encoded protein: MGNHGSSALVSGEEKRIQWQTNVLQDASLQHRPVANRQFCAISNSGVERRTSAPPIRVESPRFHPHAKGKNIRLDAQLRRATRKNSFCNGITFSQRPVRLYEKVRLHLSGVHTGWSGALRFGFTSLDPSELALADIPKYACPDLVTRPGYWAKALPERLATRDNVLSFWADRHGRVFYSINDGEPILFHCGLSVACPLWAIIDIYGITQEVTLLESTFAESVGTSCLSAARLSAYLPQSNHDSANYNNNQLETNQAAAAKFATLQLSNYNQLIPSSSTSSTPSSSNAFSTQRAARGLSSPLDTDLHFHPVRGPDVVLSNDRMVACTHFLDSSRTLMFSDRPVRVGETLYMEVGHLGLPYFGAFLFGMTSCDPGTLNAGELPADPEVLLDRKEYWVVYRGFPVPAAGDVLSFTFLANGEVHHGVNGGARGRLLCVDSSQVLWAFFTLHGAVNRLRILGTMQANPPTSSSVSQGSTPDDSDSDLAFSVNRSSSASESSLVTAPSSPLSPPVSPTLSSSDTPLSSKNSECTVCFDQEVDTVIYTCGHMCLCNDCGLRLKRQINSCCPICRRPIKDVIKTYRP
- the LOC127617285 gene encoding E3 ubiquitin-protein ligase NEURL1B-like isoform X3; this encodes MGNTTPKPLIDASLQHRPVANRQFCAISNSGVERRTSAPPIRVESPRFHPHAKGKNIRLDAQLRRATRKNSFCNGITFSQRPVRLYEKVRLHLSGVHTGWSGALRFGFTSLDPSELALADIPKYACPDLVTRPGYWAKALPERLATRDNVLSFWADRHGRVFYSINDGEPILFHCGLSVACPLWAIIDIYGITQEVTLLESTFAESVGTSCLSAARLSAYLPQSNHDSANYNNNQLETNQAAAAKFATLQLSNYNQLIPSSSTSSTPSSSNAFSTQRAARGLSSPLDTDLHFHPVRGPDVVLSNDRMVACTHFLDSSRTLMFSDRPVRVGETLYMEVGHLGLPYFGAFLFGMTSCDPGTLNAGELPADPEVLLDRKEYWVVYRGFPVPAAGDVLSFTFLANGEVHHGVNGGARGRLLCVDSSQVLWAFFTLHGAVNRLRILGTMQANPPTSSSVSQGSTPDDSDSDLAFSVNRSSSASESSLVTAPSSPLSPPVSPTLSSSDTPLSSKNSECTVCFDQEVDTVIYTCGHMCLCNDCGLRLKRQINSCCPICRRPIKDVIKTYRP
- the LOC127617285 gene encoding E3 ubiquitin-protein ligase NEURL1B-like isoform X2, with product MSENYPMGPHFIEHRTPWYPKNNHSDASLQHRPVANRQFCAISNSGVERRTSAPPIRVESPRFHPHAKGKNIRLDAQLRRATRKNSFCNGITFSQRPVRLYEKVRLHLSGVHTGWSGALRFGFTSLDPSELALADIPKYACPDLVTRPGYWAKALPERLATRDNVLSFWADRHGRVFYSINDGEPILFHCGLSVACPLWAIIDIYGITQEVTLLESTFAESVGTSCLSAARLSAYLPQSNHDSANYNNNQLETNQAAAAKFATLQLSNYNQLIPSSSTSSTPSSSNAFSTQRAARGLSSPLDTDLHFHPVRGPDVVLSNDRMVACTHFLDSSRTLMFSDRPVRVGETLYMEVGHLGLPYFGAFLFGMTSCDPGTLNAGELPADPEVLLDRKEYWVVYRGFPVPAAGDVLSFTFLANGEVHHGVNGGARGRLLCVDSSQVLWAFFTLHGAVNRLRILGTMQANPPTSSSVSQGSTPDDSDSDLAFSVNRSSSASESSLVTAPSSPLSPPVSPTLSSSDTPLSSKNSECTVCFDQEVDTVIYTCGHMCLCNDCGLRLKRQINSCCPICRRPIKDVIKTYRP